The DNA window caaactataaaatttctagaagaaaacaaaatttttgtgAGCTTGGACTAGATATGGTCTTAGAGTCTGTGTTCACCAGGGATTGAGGGCCTCCAGAGTAACTGCCATGTTTTCTATAATTGGGTCAGTATGATGAGCAGCTCCCAAGGGTTCAGATTTATTAGAAATACTGGGCTCTGCAGGGCTGCTAAAGCTGCACCATGTTACAGAACAGACTCCTGTGTCTTTCTGTTCTAAAACCTATAGACACACTTGTGTAGCCTTTAGGAAAGTGAGCCATTTGTAGACATGATCCTTGTATGTCAGTCAGGTCAAGTTTATTCATCTGTATTAATCCATTTAATCTAAACAGATCATTTTTTGGTTCTCCAAAACCCTTTGAGGTAAATAAGGCAGATTAATGATCCCCTCCCGCCCATTTTCTCACATGAGGATGCTAAACCTCGAAAGGAATTTGTGTGCAAGTGGGTGAAGTGGTGATGAGCTGGCTCTGAAGCCAGAGCTGCATTCAAAACCAGAATCCCCTACTTCTAGCTGAAAGTAGGGGATTCTGAGAGCAAATTCACTTCTTCCAATTTAATAGGTGAAACAGGGTATCCCCTTGCTTCTAAGGTTATTAATATGTGCTTTCATATGTATTCTTTGTGTGTGAACTTCTTGTGCATACACTTCATAATTTTGGTTGGGCTGCTTACCTGTTGCTGAATCATTTTTGGGTCCATACCTGTTTTAACAAGGAAACTAATAGATTACTATAATTCCTCATTACTCTTTAGACTCTGTATCTAGAATCAAAAAAATACTGTGGGttagcagattttttaaaactctcaaagaaaacagaagtttagagaaaaagaataaatgattttaaatatacataaatatcaaACTGTTCAAACATGTAGTTTGAGAAAACTGGTAAACAAACGAGAAAACTGGTAAGCAAACGGAAAAACAGGTGCTTTCATGTACCACTGACATGAATATAATCAGTGATATTTTTGGAGGGTGGTTTATCAGTATCAGAACTGAAAATGCTAAGGATTTACTCCCACTGAATTACTCACAAAAGCATTTTATACACATAGAAACGTTTGCTGAAGCACTTTTTAAAACAGCAAATAACCAGAAATAATCTAACCACAGAAGGCACTAGACTGGTTAATTATGGAACATCTATAAAGTAGATAATTTGTTCAAAATAATGATATGAATTGTGGTGACCTGTAACCTTAAGACATATGACATGAAGGTACATTAGCTAGGGCGAACAGTACAGAACAATGTATACCAGTGTATAGAAGACTAAACAATATACATGCAGATATATGCTGATATGAGTATTTACATTTGCTTGCTGAAAGAAAACAAGTAACTGCTAACTGCCATGGAGGAGGCTaggcattttctttaccatttgCCTTGTCTTACCAAGTGCATGTCTTGCTTctcacactaaaaaaaaatatatttatgtatgtatgtatttggtcgggtcttagttgtagcatgtgggatctttcagttGTGGCGTGAGGGACCTAGTTTCtcaaccatggattgaacccaagccccctgcattggaagcccagtcttggccactggaccaccagggaagtcccttacatttatttttaagggcaatagggtagtcattccctttatagcttttgttttacaaaatattgtttaaaagttgaattttaaaaccctgaagttaaaaaaaattatgttctcCCTTACTCATCCCCAGAGATTACACGAGGCAACATTTCCCAACAGTTTTTTCAGAGGAGGTACTGCAGCCAAAGGTGGGGGAAggcccagccctgctgacacctgccAGGTCTGGCCAGGATGCTTCTCCATTACAGACCAGGTCAGTGAAAGAGACGTCCGTCTCCCCTTCCCCCGCTCTTTTGGTATAGATCTATATGGATCACGGTCGGAACAATGAGAAGCATGGACTAACTTCTTAGTCGTTGTTGTGGTTTCTATACTGAACTACACCAAAAGGGAACGTTTTCAACCAGCTTCACTCTCAGGTTGGAAAGGACCACTTACAAAATACAAAGGTGCTTTACAGGCAAGATTTGGCCTAAAGTTTTGTGACTTTAAGACCTCCAGTTTTAATAGTTGCTCCTGCTGTTGTGTAATGACACGTATATAAGTATGAACCCCTTGTATAGTTCCTAAATCAAGTCCCAGTCGTCACTGCTGATCAGGGAAAGGGGCTACTCACTTAACAGATGgtcagggttttttttctttttggtctgcaccacatggcttgcagaTCTTCCCcctatcagggatcaaacccaggctccctgcagtggaagcatggagtcttaaccactggactgccagggaattccctagagatTCTCTCTTGATGTCTCATTATTTATGAAACCCCACACTGAAAAAGGCAAAGTATCTGAAGGCCGGGTTCATCTacacagtgtttttatttttattcaactataagcaaacagcaaaattaacacaatattcaCCAACTCCagactggttttcttttttaaaccaaagTGTAATCAATTTAACAAGCACAGACTTTCAGATTCTGATAACCTCTTACCCAGCCCTGCTGCTCATCTAGATGGCCAGGCTTTAACAGCAAAGCAATTTCTTCTACGGAGCTTTTTCCAGTATTGCTCTTTAAAGGAGCCACAGTGGGACACTGACACGCAGTAACCAGCCTGAGACGTTGGGGGTTAGCGGACATGCCGGCCCCTGGTTGTCTTGGTGAGACAGAGCCGTGAAAACACATGCCAGTATGTACCTTCACACACAGTTCTGTGCTCAGGCTCACAAAGGCGAAGACAGTCaatctcttttttgttttcaacCTCCCTTAAAGACTCTTTGAAGTTCTGTTCTAATACTGCAGACCTGGTCTTTttaccagaattttttttcttctttaaagtctGGGTTGTTGTTCGTCTATTAACATTTGGATAAACTGCATCACAGTACCAAAGAATCCCCCACCAAAACGGAGTTCAAATTTGATCAAAACATAACCCCCCTAACATTATACAATacaggcagaaggaaagaaaagtcacCCTAAATCTAAATCTGACCACTCAGGGCTTAGGCAGAGAGATGGGGGAAAATCTACATGCATCACTAAACTGAAACACTGGGAACTCTGGGACGGTGTCCATCTCCTCTACTTCCCAGACAGCTGCTCGTAGAGCTTGGGCACATAATCATCCCATTCGGCCTGGTAACACGTTCCAGCCACTGGGGCCCCAAGCTCATACTTTTTGCGGAAAGAGGCCACCTTGAATTTGCCACGGTGGTCTCCAGATCGGTTGCTGAGAATGGGCTCATCACACTTCAGTGGTCCTTCCTGCTCGTAAACCAGCCAGACGTAGCGGTGCAGGCCtggagggagaggcaggagggaagaCATACACATAGCTAAGCATCTGAGAGGGAGATGTCACCCATTTTCTGAGAATGCACCAACTCGGAGGGACCCAGACCACCCCCCATTTATGAGAGGGGGCTAAGTTCACTGCAACTTTATTCACAACAGCCTGGAGGTGAAAGCACTCCAAATGACCACtgacaaatgaaaagataaacaaaatatagtatatatgtatggtggaatattattcagccttaaaaaaaagggCAGGAAATCCTGTCCCATGCTaccacatggatgaatcttggaaTGGTTCTATCAATACATATGGCATGGATCTTATATGGAGCTACTGAAACTTTCTTTCAGTATACTGCTGAAATACTGCTGATTAGAGTATAGAAGTTTTTCAACCATTTTGGACTTCTATGACTCAACAATTCTACTAAGTATTTACCCAAGGAAAATGGAAACATGCCCATAAAAGGACAAGAATGGAAATAGCAAATTTATTCATAATATCCAAACACTAAAATGCAAGCCAAATGTCCAGGGAATGGCTAcacaaactgtggtatatttgCACAAGGGAATACCACTTGGCAATGAAAAGGAAGGAGCTACTAATCTCACTTGGATGAGTCTCACAGACACTACCTTAAGTCCAGAAGACCAGTCACAAATGCATACTGCATGACACCATTTATAAGAATACAAGAACAGCAAGAGTAATCCATAGAGAGAAGAGCCAGAAAATCATTAGCTCTGGggaaatttaacttaaaaagtcCCTTAAGAACCTTCTGGGGTGACAGAAACATCCTACATCTTATTTCCCATGGTGCTAACATGAATTTATGCACCGGTCAACATTTATTGATTAAACCCTTCTGATCTGTatgttttattatatgtaaattataccttactaaacaaatgtgaaaaggaaaaagaagtgagTCACTGAAGCTTTTTTTGTTAATGAGAACACAGCTGCTACTTGAGAGAACTGCTTTATTCTCATAGGTATACTTTCCATAATTAAATTGCCTGATTTTATAACTGGCTCTAGAGAACTTAAAGAGATGCTTGGGACAGAGGTCCCTCTTATGAATGCATGAGAGGACTTTGAGCTTCTGGGCCTATAGATAAAACACCAGGTCCCTTGTCAGGGACCTTCTTGTACCTCTTCAGAGTTAACTTATGGGTGAACAGTGTGTACAAGATCAAGTGTTCTGCCTCATTCCAGTTCCTTGTTCCAGGAAATGGAAACACCTGTCAGGCACAACATGATAACAGCGCATCTCCCACCATTAGCCTAGGCAGCACTGATCCAACTTGGCAAGGTCCAGTACACTCTTCTCTAAAAGAAGGTCCATCTAACCAGTGCCCATGGTTCTGGCCACAGGACACTACAATGGGTCTGAGTGTCCCTGACAGGCAGCTGCTTTAGAGGGGAACTGAGTTGCCTAAAATCTTCACTAGGGTAAGGACTCTCATAAATATAAAACTCTAAAAGCTAGACTAGGATTTTGTAGCACTTTATATCAATCCTAATATGCACCCAggctcccctcccatctcctttcAAATGCAACCTTTACTGACCTGTGCCCTTGGGAGGCCCAGAGCCCACATAATCGGAGAGAACCGTGCCACTGCTGATGTTGTTGCCCTTCATGTTGACCACAAGGAAATGGTGCCATTCCCTGCATGGAGGAAGAGAGGACCATGAGCATCACAGGAAGTCGGTACATACTCACAGGCGAAGTCAGCCAACAGAACTTTAATTAGGGACACCAAAGTCTGAATTTCATGTAATGTCCACATGTCACAAAGTATTattgctcttttaaaaatgttaaaatcattCTCAGCTCATGGGGCTGTACAAAAACAGGCCTGGGCAGATCCAGCTCTCGGCTATTCTAGAATCTTGCTCTAGGGAGCAAAAAGCACACTCAGGTTTAAGCATGGAAGTGAACACCCCAAATCGAGTCTATTTCTTCCCACACAGCATGTCCAGTAAGGGACTTACACAGTGCAAGAAGCACTGGGTCACACTGGATGACCCACTATTCCCCATCTTTCTCCAACTTGCCTGTATTTGGGGTCCTTCCTGCTGGGAGCATCCGGATCTGTCAAGACCAAGGTGTACAATTTACCTGGATCAAGGCCATCCCATGTAATGCTGGTGGGCCGGTTTTTAACCTGTAGGAAGGAACAGATTTGGAGCTTAAAAGTCAGAAATGCTGAAGAAACCAGCACTCTTTCTTTGACCTTGGATTCCTCAAAGGTCAAGCacagaaattattaataaaagctCAACTGTACTGACTCAACAAAGAACCCAGAACTGATGTTTAATATACGTTATTTATTTTAGTCCCAACAACACTATGGGGCTAGTATCCTAGCATGTTATTAACAGAAAGAGGTGGGTCAGGATTTCAAGGGTTGCTGACTACAACCTTACATTATTTGGAATGACACAATCTCTAGACTGGAGACCACATTATCTGGGGCCTGCTAAAGTGAAATCTGAATTAAGTGTATATTTAAAAGGGCAGAGAAAACCAAGATGGACAGACGTGGACAGTGAGTTTGGCAAAAAGAGGCTGCCAGACGGGCACTTTACacacccaaaacaataaattctgtAAACATCTAAATTAATAAACCATCTGAGCACTGTTTATTCGCACTGCTGCCCCGAAGCTTCAGGACCAACTACTGGCCACGGTGTCCGGGCACCTAGTTCCTCTACTTGGCAGCAGCCAGAACCTGGTTAGGCCTTAGCCAagtggggatggtgggggggtGCAAAGGACAAACGGTAAAACACGGCCGTTACCCTCGAGCCTTCCAGCTGCAGAACGCACCTACCTTTGGGTGGCTTCCAGCTCCAGACCGTTAAAAACAAAGGAGGAATCACAGGGCCCTGCTGCTCACTGGTTACATAATGCGTCAAATGCCCTCGGGTGGGGCTTTTACTCCCCATACTGCGGCCTAATATTCCGGGCCGGGAGGGGACGCTCTTGGGGCGTGAGCAGCCACTGCCCACTTCCTCCGGGGGAAGGCCTCCTCCCCTGCCTGCTCCTCGAAGTCCCAGGAGAGTGTATCAATTTCTTCCACAGGGCAAGCCCCGCCCGCCACGTGCCAGGTTCCGGGCGCTGGTTACGGGGAGGGAGAGGTCAGCAGGCCTGCGGCTTGGGCACCGCGACTCCCTTCCCTAAGTAGATCCGGCGCACTAGAGGCCGGAACGTCCTCCCCACTTCCACTGGGTCGCCGACCCACGGACCTGagagtctcccagcctccaggagcTGCACCCCTTCCGCCCTCGGTACCTGGGTGGGTGTCAGCACTTTGCCCAGTTCGTCGACCTCCGCCCCGCCGTATTTGACCTGCAGCGGGTGCTGCGGCCGCTCATCCACTTCCTGCAGGCTCAGAGGCCCGGACCACTTGCTGAGGTCCACCGGCATCGCGGAGCCGAGCGGGTCAGACAGCAGAGAAAGCGGCTTGTGGTCTCACAGCAGTCTGCACACTGTACCAAGAAACCTCAAGTCACACGGCCGAGGAGGGCATGCGCCTGAGCCACCGCCCCGCCTCATCCCTGCTCCTCCAGTCACCGGCGGGGAGGGGCCCCACTCTGCTCTCTGATTGGCCGAGCCATGTAGCGCGGGCCGTCCGGCGCTCCCGGGTCAATGCACCAGGCTTGGCCTTTCTTTTTGCAGAGGGAGATCTAGCTACTCGCTGCCGGAGGAGTTCCCAAGAGTTATGACTGAGCTTGCAAGACTGTTGTTTCAAGAATTGCAATTGAGCTACtttcgattttttttttaagctttttgcctttttctttgttCAACCTTATAAATGCAGAAATGGTAAGGCCTCGCCTTTCTCTCGCACTTCTTAAAGCAACCCATATTGCCCCGCCTCGTTGTACTTTCGCGCATGCTCACTGGCTTCTGTAACGGCCCGGAGAGGGTTTTGGGGGGAGCTTGTCAGCGTTGTTCTCAACCGGGAGGAATATTTGCACATGCCGTTTGATTCTCTTATCCCCTCttgcatctgcctccaatgcgggagacccgggtttgatccctgggtcgggaagataccctggagaaggaaatggcaacccactccagtactcttgcctggaaaattccatggactgaggagcctggtaggctacagtccatggggtcgcaaagagtcggacacgactgagcgacttcactttctttctgtctgCGCTTTTCTCAACTGGCAAGAATATTTGCACATAGCGTTTGATTCTCCTATCTGCACTTGGTCTTGCCaagatttggaaatttttttttttttaacttgtgaaACGAGGAATGTTGCTCACCATCtagtgtgtgttgttttttttttttttattaatttttattggagtatagttgctacCATCCGGTTTTAAAAGAATGAAGCCAGCCACTGCATTCCCCGGTCTACAATATAGGGTACCCTGAAAGGTATTCGGGACAGAACGAGGCACTTTGTGCTTTGGGGAAGAAAGGGCAAAACTATTAGATAATTAGATATAttctaagataattttttttaattaatccagattcttgcatctttccatactttttttaaaaagcgcTAAAATCATGAACTATTTGCTCCTAGAAGCAACCTTATACTAAGACTTAAGCTTGATCGCACATACCCCTTAGCCAAAATTACATATGTACTGGCTTCTCCCCCTTCCTCTTCcaagcagttcctcagagctatgcTGTGCATTTTTGTTTTAGTCAACAAACCATAGTTATTATTCCTCCTTTGTTGACAAGTGACTCTGCCTCAAAACTGCTTTCGTTGTGGCCACCAGATGCTTTATTTTTGCTAAATATGATGGGCACTATTTACTAGTCCTTACCTAATATGaccttaaggcttccctggtgactcagacattaTAGAATCCATTTGTAattcaggaaacctggattcaatcccttgaGGAGGGCGTGgggactcactccagtattcttgcctggagaatcccatagatagaggaacctggcgggctaccatccgtGGGTTGCTAagtgtgggacacgactgaagagaccaTAGGACAATTTTTGACATTGATCACTACCCGCCCCCcaagttgtttgttgttttttagttactACTAGGAAATAATACAAGTGCTTTGTagaaaattaagattaaaaaaatccaaagaaataaTTAAGAATCACTTCTATTCCACTATTTAGACATAAACATCGGTAACAATTTGGGACATAtctttccaattttaaaattatgaatagaaataattttgttctgtttgttcacCAAAACAATTACATTTACTTTACCATTGTAgaatatttgtattaaaaatagatcttcatgagacttccctggcagtccattggttaaggCTTCTCCCcaaatgcaaggggtgtgggttcagtccctgatgattggggaaataagatcccacatgcctagcagccaaataaccaaaacataaagcagaaacattattgtgacaaattcagtaaagactttaaaaatgatccacatactgaaaaaaaatttttttaaacttcatttctttAATGGTTTAGATGCACCACAATTTATTCACTTCTTTATGTTGGACATttgtgcttttttgttgttttttcattttacaaatatcactgaaatgaatgtgtgtgtgagagagagaactAGAACCACTTCCATTAAAAcaatggttgaaagtgaaagtcactcagttgtgtccaactctttgttatcccatgCACTATACATTCCgtcaattctccaggccagaatactggagtgggtagcctttcccttttccaggggatcttcccaacccaggaattgaaccaggtctcttgcattgtgggcagattctttaccagctgagctacaagggaagcccaacaattctgcagtgggtagcctatcccttctccagaggatattctatacccaggaatcaaaccggggtctcctgcattgcaggagattctttaccaactgagctatcagggaagttggAACCAACCAAACTATATTTACTACCATCCACTGTGTGCAGATCAGCCTGTTCCCATAAGGACTGCTGCCATTACCAAGTGCATGCTCCCTATAGGTCAGTTCATTCCAAGAATGACTAACATTCACCAAGCATCCACTGTAGGTATACCCCAGTAACAACAATTATTATCACTAAGCACTGCGTGCAAGGCAGTGTGCTCCAGTGAGAACAACTTCTGTCACCTGATGGTTATCACTTCCCCATGCGAGGCCTTGCCCGAAGACCTTGATGCTCAGAGTTTCATTTCAGCCTCACACCAATCCCATGTGCGAGGCACTGCTCTTCACCCATTTCATAGATAAATAAACTAAGACTTGGAGAAGTAGAAGTGACAAAGCAGGTTGAAAGCCCACCTGGCCCCCAGTGTCAGATGGACATAAAGTCCTTAAGCATGCTTTAGCTGGAAGTGCTGGCAGTAGATGAGGCAAGCATGGTCTTTGACTCCAGAAAACTTTCCACTGGTGAAGGTTTATACAGTAAATCACCATTACGACCCTGCCCGGCTGCCATGAGAATGCAACTCTCACACCTCTGACTGCAGGGAGAGAAGTTGGCCAGGGCCCCCACTGCTGGTCTCTGCTTTGAGGCCAAGACTATGCTTTGGCAGACTGCCCACAGCCCATGACCAAACTTGGCAGGATCAAGCTGCCACAGCTGGGAGGCTCAGGGCTTCTCTGTGGTCAGGACCAGCTTGCCTGTTTCCTTGGAACTGCACCTCAGGCTAGGTTACTACCTTCCCTGGCTCAGGTTCTCTCCCCATTTTTTCTCAGTCATATCTCCTAATAAATTCCTTGCACATTGAATCCCATTTTGTCATCAGCTTCTCAGATGACCAAGAGTGACACTCCCAAGTTTAAGAGACAGTATGAGGACCACCTACAGTGGGAGCAAGCTTGAGGTGTGTTTGAGGATTCTGGGCTTGGACCAGTGAGCAGACTGGTTTTGCTATTAGGTAGGGGCAGATGGATGACGTAGCAAAAGGACAGCGAAAGGAaagtcctcattttttttttaacatataaaaaaattttagccATCTTTAATATACAAGTGGGCTTCTctgaaggctcagtggtaaagaatctgcctacaatgcagaagactcaggttcgatccctaggttgggaagatcacctggagaaggaaatggcaacccacaccagtattcttgcctggaaaatcccttggaaagaggagcctggtgggctacagtccatgggattgctggagtcagacacgacttagtggctaaaccacaACCACTGATACACAGTTAATCAGCCAAATAACATAATCTAAGGGCACAGGAATGGAAATCAGAATGCATTCACAGTTCTAATTCGTCACCTAGTACCTATGAAACCTTGGGCAAGGGGAACAGGCAGAAGAATGGCTTCTCAAAGATGGCCACATCCTAATTCCCAGAGTCTgtgaaaatattccatttatatgactaGGGGGGATTATGATACCAGATGGAAATAAGGTTGTTAATCAACTGACCTTAAAATCAGTTTACCCTCAATTATCTGGGTGGGCACAATGTAATCACAAAGGTCCTTAAATGGGGAAGAAGGCGGGCTTGTTAGAAGGAGAGGGATTCCATGTGAGAAAAACTTGACCAGCCATTGCTGGTTTTGCAGGTGGAGGAAGGGGCCAGAAGCCAAGGAGTGCAGGGAGCCTatagaagctgaaaaaggcaagaAACCAGATTCCTCTCTAGAGGCTCCAGAATGAAtgtagccctgctgacaccttgattttagcccagtgagacccatttCAGACTTTTGATGTCCAGAAACGTAAGATAATAAATTCACGTTGCCGTAAGCCACTAAGTTTCCGGTAATTTGTTGTAGCAACAATAAGAAAGTTATACAGAATATGACCTTTCCtcactaagcctcagttttcctgtctCTAAAATGGGTTTGTCAACACCCCTGAAATGATCatagtgagaattaaatgaaacacaGGTGGTGTGCTTCATACACAACCTagcacctcctgctgctgctgctaagtcacttcagtcgtgtccaactctgtgcaaccccacagaccacagcccacgaggctcccctgtccctgggattctccaggcaagagcactggagtgggttgccatttccttctccaatgcatgaaagtgaaaagtgaaagtgaagtcgctgagtcttgtccgactcttagcgacctcatggactgcggcccaccaggctcctccatccatgggattttccaggcaggcgtactggagtggggtgccattgccttctctgagcaccTCCTAATGGGAGGCTATTACTATTTTTACattatataaaattcataaatacaaacataaaattaattaattgattaataatCC is part of the Bubalus kerabau isolate K-KA32 ecotype Philippines breed swamp buffalo chromosome 16, PCC_UOA_SB_1v2, whole genome shotgun sequence genome and encodes:
- the PEBP1 gene encoding phosphatidylethanolamine-binding protein 1: MPVDLSKWSGPLSLQEVDERPQHPLQVKYGGAEVDELGKVLTPTQVKNRPTSITWDGLDPGKLYTLVLTDPDAPSRKDPKYREWHHFLVVNMKGNNISSGTVLSDYVGSGPPKGTGLHRYVWLVYEQEGPLKCDEPILSNRSGDHRGKFKVASFRKKYELGAPVAGTCYQAEWDDYVPKLYEQLSGK